CCTCGTACACCTTCTGCTTCGCATTCGGGCCCTGCACGGCGATCATGGCCAGGTCGTCGCGCTCGGTGACACTGACGTCGTCGAATTCCTTTGCCGCCGTCCGCAACCAGGCCAGATCCTTCTCGCGGGTGGCGGCATTCACCACCATGCGGTACCAGTTGTCGTCCAGGTAGTAGACGATCAGGTCATCGATGACACCGCCCTCGCGATTAAGCATGCAGCTGTACAGGGCCTTGCCGCGGGTCTTGAGCCGATCGACGTTGTTGGCCAGCAGAAAGCGCAGGTAGTCGCGCACATCGGTGCCCTTGAGATCGACCACGGTCATGTGCGAGACATCGAACATGCCCGCGTCCTCGCGCACACGATGATGTTCCTCGATCTGCGAACCGTAGTGCAGGGGCATGTCCCAACCGCCGAAGTCCACCATCTTGGCATTCTGTTCGAGGTGCTTGTCATACAGCGGCGTGCGCAATCCCATGATCTAGTCCCGTGTCTGAGTTTCTTCTGCGTGATAGGAGGAGCGGACCAGGGGACCGGAGCGAACCCAGGCGAAGCCCAGACTGCGCGCGTAGGCCTCATAGGCGGCAAACTGCTGCGGATGCACATAGGCCTGCACCGGCAACTGCCCGCTCCCCGGCCGCAGGTACTGGCCAATGGCGAGGCGCCGGACTCCGACGTTCGCGAGATCGCGCAGTACGCCATGAACCTCTTCTTCCGTTTCGCCCAGGCCAAGCATGATGGCCGATTTGCTCTCCACATGGGCCGCGGCGGAGGCTTTTTCCAGAAGACCGAGGCTGCGCTCATAGCGCGCGCCGCGGCGGGCGGTTCGATACAGCCGCGGTACGGTTTCGATATTGTGGCCCCAGACCAGTGCGGGCCAATCCGCGCCGGTGAAGGAGGTCTTCGCGAGCACGTCCGCGAAGGCATCCACGGCTTCGTCCTGGCAGGCACGGAAATCCGGGGTAAGAAATTCGACGCCGATGTCGGGCTGCTGGACGCGCAACTGTTGCAGCGTCTGTGCAAAGATCCCGGCGCCGCCGTCGGCCAGTTCGTCGCGATTGACCGAGGTTAGCACCACATAACGCAGGCCCAGGGAGTGCACCGCCGCGGCCACCCGCGCCGGCTCATCCGCGTCCACCGCGCCGGGCCGACCGGTCTTGACGGAACAGAACCCGCAGGCGCGGGTACAGGTGTCGCCCAGCAGCATGAAGGTGGCGGTGCCGGCACTCCAGCACTCACCGCGATTGGGGCAGCGCGCCTCCTCGCATACCGTGTGCAGGGCGTGTCCATGTACCGCGGCCGCAGTGCGGCCATAGTCGGTACCGCGCCCCAACTGCTGGCGGATCCAGATCGGCATGCGCGATACGTTGCGGCGATCGCCAGCTACGCCCGTGGGTGCATCTGCTTGTGTGCTCGACACTAATCTCGTCTCGCGGGTCTCGGCAAAAAAAGAAAAAGGGCGATGGACGCCAATGCATCCACCGCCCCTCTGTCCGTTCACCTGAGAGCTTGAGCCCCTTCGGTAGGTGGTTCGATGCCAC
This sequence is a window from Acidiferrobacteraceae bacterium. Protein-coding genes within it:
- the lipA gene encoding lipoyl synthase, with product MSSTQADAPTGVAGDRRNVSRMPIWIRQQLGRGTDYGRTAAAVHGHALHTVCEEARCPNRGECWSAGTATFMLLGDTCTRACGFCSVKTGRPGAVDADEPARVAAAVHSLGLRYVVLTSVNRDELADGGAGIFAQTLQQLRVQQPDIGVEFLTPDFRACQDEAVDAFADVLAKTSFTGADWPALVWGHNIETVPRLYRTARRGARYERSLGLLEKASAAAHVESKSAIMLGLGETEEEVHGVLRDLANVGVRRLAIGQYLRPGSGQLPVQAYVHPQQFAAYEAYARSLGFAWVRSGPLVRSSYHAEETQTRD